Proteins encoded by one window of Salicibibacter halophilus:
- a CDS encoding D-alanyl-D-alanine carboxypeptidase family protein, producing the protein MFKKAMAIALSSVLLFLPQMASGEEEATELAEETGAAILMEVDTGEVLYKKNEHEALPPASMTKIMTMLLIMEDIANDDLSFDETVTTSEKAASMGGSQIFLETGEEMSVRDMLKAIAIASGNDASVAMAEHIAGSEEAFVERMNERAEELGLEDTTFYNSNGLPADGHETSAHDLAVMARELLHYEEITSFTGVYDDYLRQGTDDEFWLVNTNRLLKFFDGMDGLKTGFTNESKYGLTATAKRDDMRLVTVVMGAETPKMRNAEVSELLNYGFANYQIEPMFDKGAAVTSVPVEKGTQDSVVGRLDSKISLLHGKQDSSEDVTENIELEPLQAPIEEGEEIGAFQLQREGETIAESAIVAGETVESASWWQLFKRSTLRIIGVEPDPEGTVTDDEN; encoded by the coding sequence ATGTTCAAAAAAGCTATGGCAATCGCGCTATCATCGGTTCTTTTATTCTTGCCTCAAATGGCTTCAGGGGAAGAAGAAGCAACAGAACTGGCGGAGGAAACAGGCGCTGCTATTTTAATGGAAGTCGATACGGGAGAAGTGTTGTATAAAAAGAATGAGCATGAAGCCTTGCCCCCTGCCTCTATGACGAAAATTATGACGATGCTTTTAATTATGGAGGATATAGCGAACGACGACTTGAGTTTTGATGAGACGGTGACGACGAGTGAGAAAGCCGCTTCCATGGGAGGTTCGCAAATTTTCCTGGAAACCGGGGAAGAAATGTCGGTGCGCGACATGTTGAAGGCAATCGCAATTGCTTCCGGTAACGATGCATCCGTAGCAATGGCTGAACATATCGCTGGTTCCGAAGAAGCATTTGTGGAGCGGATGAACGAAAGAGCGGAGGAGCTCGGGTTAGAAGACACAACATTTTACAATTCAAACGGTCTGCCGGCCGATGGCCATGAGACGAGTGCCCATGACCTTGCCGTCATGGCCCGTGAACTGCTTCATTACGAAGAAATTACCTCCTTTACCGGGGTTTACGATGATTATTTGCGCCAAGGGACAGATGATGAATTTTGGCTCGTGAATACGAATCGACTGTTGAAATTTTTTGATGGCATGGATGGGTTGAAAACCGGTTTTACGAATGAATCAAAATATGGGCTGACAGCAACGGCAAAACGAGATGATATGCGTCTTGTAACCGTAGTAATGGGGGCAGAAACACCCAAAATGAGGAATGCAGAGGTTAGTGAGCTCCTTAATTATGGTTTCGCGAACTACCAGATTGAACCGATGTTTGATAAAGGAGCAGCGGTCACTTCCGTTCCCGTGGAAAAAGGCACACAAGACTCTGTCGTCGGGCGCCTTGATAGCAAAATCAGTCTGTTGCATGGGAAACAAGACTCTTCTGAGGATGTTACGGAAAATATAGAACTGGAGCCATTGCAAGCGCCTATTGAAGAAGGGGAAGAAATCGGTGCGTTTCAGTTGCAACGCGAAGGCGAAACTATTGCCGAGTCAGCGATTGTCGCCGGAGAAACAGTGGAAAGCGCCTCTTGGTGGCAACTGTTTAAACGCTCAACGTTGAGAATCATCGGCGTTGAACCGGACCCCGAGGGTACGGTCACCGATGACGAAAACTGA
- the spoIIAB gene encoding anti-sigma F factor, translating into MKNEMNMQFSALSQNESFARVSVGAFIAQLDPTMDELTEIKTVVSEAVTNAIIHGYEENPAGTVYLTVVLEEDTVALIVRDDGGGIGDIHKAREPLYTSKPELERSGMGFTIMENFMDEVNITSSGNAGTTVYAKKQLSRNKVFSH; encoded by the coding sequence ATGAAAAACGAAATGAACATGCAATTTTCAGCGCTCAGTCAAAATGAATCGTTTGCACGTGTAAGCGTCGGCGCCTTTATTGCCCAGCTTGATCCAACGATGGATGAATTGACAGAAATAAAGACGGTTGTGTCCGAAGCTGTTACGAATGCCATCATTCACGGATACGAAGAAAATCCGGCAGGCACTGTTTATCTTACCGTTGTTTTAGAAGAGGATACAGTCGCCCTGATCGTGCGTGATGACGGGGGCGGTATCGGTGATATTCATAAAGCGCGCGAACCTTTGTACACATCAAAACCGGAACTGGAACGGTCGGGGATGGGCTTTACCATTATGGAAAATTTCATGGACGAAGTGAACATCACATCTTCCGGCAATGCAGGTACAACGGTTTATGCGAAAAAACAACTGTCCAGAAATAAAGTGTTCTCTCATTAA
- a CDS encoding spore germination protein, giving the protein MSKNKEQTLTKNLNKNEKIFSDRLNIDASFDVGVRKINVLGKKVQIYYVNSLNDEEIAIEVIRELMDLEKFDMKTKDARETIENHIAHIQVDFTDDVDKCIFHLLSGLIFILVEGENEAFVVDVRSYPGRDPAEPDTERVTRGSRDGYTENIIVNAGLTRRRLRDERLRNEIIQVGVRSQTDIVVSYINGIVDPDLVGIVKREMEKINVDGITMADKAVEEYILDQGWNPFPLVRFTERPDVAAAHLMEGHMLLMVDTSPTIMILPTTMFHHVQHAEEFRQSSAVGTFLRWIRFIGMLAAVFIVPLWLLLVLEPDMLPEAISYVGPSDDSNVPVFAQMLIGELGVELIRMAAVHTSAPLGTALGFVAALLVGEIAIDVGLLTAEVILYVALGAVGIFASPSHELGVALKMVRLLFIIAVGIFTTYGYVISITVVFVLMVHMKPLNKPYLWPFIPFDPAALWQIVARSGVPTMRLRPRIVDPRDAVRQSKP; this is encoded by the coding sequence ATGTCAAAGAATAAGGAACAAACCTTAACGAAAAATCTAAATAAGAACGAAAAAATATTTAGTGACCGTTTAAATATTGATGCCAGCTTCGATGTCGGGGTCCGAAAAATAAACGTGCTCGGAAAAAAAGTGCAAATTTACTACGTGAATAGTTTAAATGATGAAGAAATTGCCATTGAAGTTATACGGGAACTCATGGACCTTGAAAAATTCGATATGAAAACAAAGGATGCAAGAGAAACGATTGAAAATCATATCGCCCATATTCAAGTGGATTTTACGGATGATGTTGATAAATGCATTTTTCATCTGTTGTCCGGACTCATTTTTATTTTGGTGGAAGGGGAAAATGAGGCGTTTGTTGTCGATGTTCGCAGTTATCCCGGGCGCGATCCGGCTGAACCCGACACCGAAAGAGTGACCCGCGGATCCCGGGATGGCTACACGGAAAATATTATCGTAAATGCCGGTTTGACACGCCGTCGTTTACGTGATGAACGGTTAAGGAACGAAATTATTCAAGTAGGAGTGCGTTCGCAAACGGACATCGTCGTCTCTTATATTAACGGAATTGTGGACCCGGATTTGGTAGGGATCGTTAAAAGGGAGATGGAAAAGATCAACGTGGACGGCATTACGATGGCCGACAAGGCTGTGGAAGAGTACATTCTTGATCAAGGATGGAATCCATTCCCGCTCGTAAGGTTTACGGAACGGCCGGACGTTGCGGCCGCGCATTTGATGGAAGGCCACATGCTTCTCATGGTTGATACGTCCCCGACCATAATGATTTTGCCGACAACGATGTTTCATCACGTTCAACACGCCGAAGAGTTTCGGCAATCCTCTGCTGTCGGGACATTTTTGCGTTGGATTCGTTTTATTGGCATGTTGGCAGCCGTATTTATCGTACCGCTCTGGCTTTTATTGGTCTTGGAACCGGATATGCTCCCTGAAGCAATATCGTATGTAGGGCCTTCTGATGATTCCAACGTTCCGGTATTCGCACAGATGCTCATTGGTGAATTGGGTGTGGAACTGATCAGGATGGCAGCCGTTCACACTTCTGCTCCGCTAGGCACTGCACTTGGTTTTGTGGCCGCCTTGCTCGTCGGGGAGATCGCCATCGATGTTGGTCTCCTCACTGCCGAAGTGATTCTTTATGTTGCCTTAGGAGCGGTAGGAATATTTGCCTCTCCCAGTCATGAGCTCGGTGTAGCTTTGAAAATGGTCCGGCTTCTCTTTATTATTGCCGTGGGAATTTTTACAACGTATGGATATGTGATCTCCATTACAGTTGTTTTTGTTCTCATGGTGCACATGAAACCTTTAAACAAACCTTATTTATGGCCGTTTATCCCCTTTGATCCAGCGGCACTATGGCAAATTGTGGCACGCTCAGGTGTTCCGACCATGCGTTTGCGCCCGAGAATCGTTGACCCCCGGGATGCCGTCCGGCAATCCAAGCCCTGA
- the spoIIAA gene encoding anti-sigma F factor antagonist — translation MSFNVETEQKNSILCVRLHGELDHHAASALRSKVDEALEDPRIEHVIFNAEGLTFMDSSGIGVLLGRYKKIQARGGELVVCSVSPSVHRIFEMSGLYKVLRRTDGESHALRTLGEAV, via the coding sequence ATGAGTTTCAACGTTGAAACCGAACAAAAAAACAGCATTTTATGCGTGCGCTTGCACGGAGAATTGGATCACCATGCGGCAAGCGCTTTGCGGTCAAAGGTGGATGAGGCCTTGGAAGATCCCCGCATTGAACATGTCATTTTTAACGCGGAAGGTTTAACCTTTATGGACAGTTCAGGGATCGGTGTTCTTTTGGGGAGGTACAAAAAAATACAGGCAAGGGGAGGAGAACTCGTCGTCTGCTCGGTTTCTCCTTCCGTGCACCGCATTTTTGAAATGTCGGGGTTATACAAAGTATTGCGACGAACGGATGGGGAAAGCCATGCATTACGGACATTGGGGGAGGCCGTTTAA
- a CDS encoding stage V sporulation protein AE encodes MTKRIIYVTDGDAAAARAVTTAAKSIGIGCLTLSAGNPTTCTYEQLLESIAEVSGEIAVLLFDDAGQAYEGRGEELMVRLANEEGIKVIGALAVASTERSGDWTKVDVSVDRYGKLSEWGVDKEGFRDIEENRVHGDTVYSLDQLSIPVIVGIGDLGKMGGRDHPKRGAPVTATALQVIIERGDVTDVKE; translated from the coding sequence ATGACAAAACGAATCATCTATGTAACAGATGGGGATGCCGCAGCAGCAAGAGCGGTAACCACAGCTGCCAAAAGCATCGGCATCGGATGCCTCACGCTTTCCGCCGGTAATCCGACAACGTGTACATATGAACAACTGCTGGAAAGCATTGCAGAAGTTTCTGGTGAAATCGCCGTCCTTTTGTTTGACGACGCCGGTCAAGCCTACGAAGGAAGGGGAGAGGAGCTTATGGTTCGTCTCGCTAACGAAGAAGGCATCAAAGTGATCGGGGCGCTCGCGGTGGCTTCCACGGAACGATCGGGAGACTGGACGAAAGTGGATGTTTCGGTGGATCGTTACGGGAAACTGAGCGAATGGGGGGTGGACAAAGAGGGTTTTCGCGATATTGAAGAAAACCGTGTTCACGGTGATACGGTATATAGCCTCGACCAATTGTCCATTCCGGTGATTGTCGGTATTGGCGATTTGGGAAAAATGGGCGGCCGTGACCACCCGAAAAGAGGTGCGCCTGTTACGGCGACGGCCTTGCAGGTAATCATTGAACGGGGGGATGTGACGGATGTCAAAGAATAA
- a CDS encoding superoxide dismutase: protein MKQWLDDLDAFLQHGGYREQDRVKEGISAIRSEIDHLSVNDSAQLTKSVEELEKELNENERSSEATPVEPGGHELPPLPYAYDALEPYIDAEIMYLHHDSHHRAYVEGLNEAEEKMEKARRDNKYDLITHWEREAAFHGAGHYLHTIFWTIMDPNGGGKPEGDLLSMIERDFGSYQRFRAHFTAAAEELDAPGWVILVWAPRAHRLEILNAELHHYLSQWDVIPLLVLDVWEHAYYLQYQTDKEAYVNNWWEVVNWPAVQRRLEVARQVKWRPF, encoded by the coding sequence GTGAAACAATGGCTCGATGACCTGGATGCCTTCCTGCAACATGGGGGCTACCGTGAACAGGACAGGGTGAAAGAAGGAATATCAGCCATCCGCAGTGAGATTGACCATTTATCCGTCAATGATTCCGCCCAACTAACGAAATCGGTGGAGGAACTTGAGAAGGAGTTAAACGAGAACGAACGGTCAAGCGAAGCAACCCCCGTTGAGCCGGGCGGCCACGAGCTGCCGCCGCTTCCATACGCGTACGATGCGTTGGAGCCCTACATTGATGCCGAAATCATGTACCTTCATCACGATTCCCACCATCGAGCGTACGTGGAAGGGTTGAACGAAGCAGAAGAAAAAATGGAAAAAGCGCGCCGGGATAATAAGTATGATCTCATTACGCACTGGGAACGTGAAGCGGCTTTTCATGGCGCAGGCCATTATTTGCATACGATCTTCTGGACGATCATGGATCCAAACGGCGGCGGAAAGCCCGAAGGGGACTTACTTTCCATGATAGAGAGGGATTTTGGCAGTTATCAACGATTTCGCGCCCATTTCACAGCCGCCGCCGAAGAGTTGGATGCTCCGGGATGGGTGATTCTTGTTTGGGCGCCCCGTGCCCATCGGTTGGAGATATTAAACGCAGAGCTTCACCATTATTTAAGCCAATGGGACGTGATCCCGCTGCTTGTGTTGGATGTTTGGGAACATGCATATTATTTGCAATACCAAACAGATAAAGAAGCATATGTGAATAATTGGTGGGAAGTCGTAAACTGGCCGGCCGTGCAACGAAGGCTGGAGGTGGCAAGACAAGTGAAATGGCGTCCATTTTAA
- the scpB gene encoding SMC-Scp complex subunit ScpB, giving the protein MNSDVALILETLLYVSGDEGLEAAHASDVLGIDRAQVIHELQNLASRFEAEARALAILQFGSRFQMTTRPEFSDYVQRYAAPPQRGKLSQAALETLAIVAYQQPVTRAAIEDIRGVNADRAIATLTGKGLIEEGGRLKGAGRAILYETTVRFLDVFHLASLNELPSVTDEEEAEQMDLFSSGYRENRNDDFFA; this is encoded by the coding sequence ATGAATAGTGACGTCGCACTCATTCTTGAGACATTGTTATATGTGAGTGGAGACGAAGGTTTGGAAGCAGCACACGCGTCTGATGTGCTAGGCATCGACCGTGCGCAGGTCATTCATGAATTACAGAATTTGGCGTCCCGGTTCGAAGCGGAGGCACGTGCACTCGCGATTTTGCAGTTCGGCTCCCGTTTTCAAATGACGACAAGGCCTGAGTTTTCCGATTATGTACAACGCTATGCCGCACCGCCTCAACGCGGAAAACTTTCGCAAGCAGCCCTTGAGACATTAGCCATCGTCGCTTATCAACAACCGGTCACACGTGCGGCGATTGAAGACATTAGAGGGGTCAATGCGGATAGGGCTATCGCTACGTTGACCGGGAAAGGATTAATTGAAGAAGGCGGCCGTTTAAAAGGAGCAGGCCGAGCGATACTTTATGAAACAACGGTCCGTTTTTTAGATGTGTTTCATTTAGCTTCGCTTAATGAGCTGCCTTCTGTCACAGACGAGGAAGAAGCAGAACAAATGGATCTGTTTTCATCCGGGTACCGGGAAAATCGAAACGATGATTTTTTTGCATAA
- a CDS encoding YhcN/YlaJ family sporulation lipoprotein gives MSIRHNQMLAFCLLLMMVLLSACGSAAGEEPPQKEPDIVHHSREPVNQPEETSMYENVDPREEQSLARQAKASTEELEQVKDAQAVSLDNHLYIVPEVTHGTRWNLEAFREEGREHLKDALPGDAIIHLSTDQKANMELKQLAEDIQNGTVSGKELDRRLESIEKFMKTDV, from the coding sequence ATGTCCATTCGTCATAATCAAATGCTTGCTTTCTGTTTGTTACTCATGATGGTTCTGTTGTCCGCTTGCGGCTCAGCAGCCGGTGAAGAGCCGCCGCAAAAGGAACCGGACATTGTGCATCATTCACGTGAACCCGTAAACCAACCAGAGGAAACATCGATGTATGAGAACGTAGACCCGCGGGAAGAGCAGTCTTTGGCTAGGCAAGCGAAGGCATCCACAGAGGAGTTGGAGCAAGTGAAAGATGCCCAAGCCGTTTCATTAGATAACCATCTCTACATTGTGCCCGAAGTTACGCACGGAACCCGTTGGAATTTAGAAGCCTTTCGGGAAGAAGGGCGTGAGCATTTAAAAGATGCGTTGCCGGGGGATGCCATCATTCATTTATCAACAGATCAAAAAGCCAATATGGAATTGAAACAGCTCGCCGAAGACATTCAAAACGGTACGGTAAGCGGGAAAGAACTTGATAGGCGATTGGAAAGCATTGAAAAATTTATGAAAACGGATGTATGA
- a CDS encoding segregation/condensation protein A, giving the protein MGEERYNVKLDSFEGPLDLLLHLIKQAEVDIYDIPVAQITEQYMAFIHRMQELELDIASEYLVMASTLLAIKSQMLLPMQDVWADEDLEEVEALPEEDPREALVAQLEVYREYKAAAAGLAERQSERARFFSKAPSKITPSSEHRNEPAMIEASLSEMLQAYQKLKWRLRVNRPRTTTVETQKWTIEDKMQTIRTRVIDSAQPLPFLQMYTKGEVHEQVISFMALLQLMKENAVVCNQRGNFAAIYIQAREETNHE; this is encoded by the coding sequence TTGGGCGAAGAACGGTACAATGTGAAATTGGACAGCTTTGAAGGCCCGCTGGATTTGCTTTTACACCTTATCAAACAAGCTGAGGTGGATATTTACGATATTCCTGTAGCGCAAATTACAGAACAGTATATGGCGTTTATTCATCGAATGCAGGAGCTGGAGTTGGATATCGCGAGCGAATACCTGGTGATGGCTTCCACGCTCTTGGCCATTAAAAGCCAAATGTTATTGCCAATGCAAGACGTTTGGGCGGATGAAGATTTGGAAGAAGTGGAAGCGTTGCCGGAGGAAGACCCTCGCGAAGCGCTCGTTGCACAGTTGGAGGTCTACCGCGAGTATAAAGCGGCAGCAGCCGGACTAGCGGAACGGCAATCGGAACGCGCCCGCTTTTTTAGCAAGGCCCCAAGCAAAATTACCCCCTCGTCGGAACATCGGAATGAGCCGGCGATGATTGAAGCTTCTTTGTCAGAAATGTTGCAGGCATACCAGAAATTAAAATGGCGCCTTCGTGTGAATCGGCCGCGAACGACAACGGTGGAAACCCAAAAATGGACCATTGAAGATAAAATGCAGACGATCCGCACACGCGTGATCGACAGTGCGCAGCCGCTTCCTTTTTTGCAAATGTATACTAAAGGGGAGGTCCATGAACAAGTCATTTCTTTCATGGCACTGTTACAACTGATGAAGGAGAATGCCGTGGTATGTAATCAGAGGGGAAATTTTGCAGCTATTTACATACAAGCACGGGAGGAAACGAACCATGAATAG
- the sigF gene encoding RNA polymerase sporulation sigma factor SigF — translation METKTKKGKQPSDQTIRTWIAESQNGSQKARDLLVENNTRLVWSVVQRFLNRGYEGEDLFQIGCIGLMKSIDKFDLNYEVKFSTYAVPMIIGEIQRFIRDDGTVKVSRSLKELNHKIRKEKEELTKKSGRVPTIAEVAEALNVYPEDIVFANEATRSLSSLNETVYENEGDPITLMDQLSNPDETKWFEELALRDVVHHLEQRERLIVFLRYYRDQTQSEVADRLGISQVQVSRLEKKILEKMRKEMVD, via the coding sequence ATGGAGACTAAAACCAAGAAAGGAAAGCAACCATCTGATCAGACGATACGCACTTGGATTGCCGAAAGCCAAAACGGGAGCCAAAAAGCAAGAGATCTTTTGGTAGAAAATAATACCCGTCTTGTATGGTCCGTGGTCCAACGCTTTCTAAACCGTGGATACGAAGGAGAAGATTTATTTCAAATTGGCTGCATTGGCTTGATGAAGTCCATTGATAAATTTGACTTAAATTATGAGGTGAAATTTTCTACGTACGCGGTTCCGATGATTATCGGTGAAATTCAACGTTTTATCCGGGACGACGGGACGGTAAAAGTCAGCCGGTCTTTGAAAGAATTAAACCATAAAATTCGGAAAGAGAAAGAAGAATTGACAAAGAAAAGTGGAAGAGTGCCTACGATCGCCGAAGTGGCCGAGGCATTGAATGTTTATCCGGAGGATATCGTATTTGCCAACGAAGCGACTCGTTCGTTGTCATCCTTAAACGAAACAGTCTACGAAAACGAAGGGGACCCGATTACGTTGATGGATCAGCTCTCGAACCCGGACGAAACAAAATGGTTTGAAGAGCTGGCACTTCGGGACGTGGTCCATCACCTTGAACAAAGAGAACGCTTGATTGTGTTTTTGCGGTATTACCGGGACCAAACACAATCAGAAGTTGCCGATAGACTCGGGATCTCTCAAGTTCAGGTTTCAAGATTGGAAAAGAAAATATTAGAAAAGATGCGCAAAGAGATGGTGGATTGA
- the lysA gene encoding diaminopimelate decarboxylase, translating into MSVMTNKRNEQGHLMIGNIDAVRLAEQYQTPMFAYDVSAIRNKARAFKSAFEQAGVNYEVAYASKAFSCIAMVQLAHEEGLSLDVVSGGELYTAIQAGFPMEKVHFNGNNKSRREIKEALQAGIGCFVVDNFHELELLEEECNNLQTQTNILLRITPGIEGTTHSYISTGGEDSKFGFDLFNGQAEEAVAKSLSIPAIQLQGLHFHIGSQLFETSVLTEAIATLYRHIEHWHTLHGFTPEVINAGGGFGISYTRCDEPLEPQAFVKAIVHSIREESGRCYLPLPEVWIEPGRSIVGEAGTTLYTIGSQKEIEDVRHYVSVDGGMTDNIRPALYGARYEAELANRVKQQDEKTYAIAGKACESGDMLIYNLPLPTVNSGDLLAVFSTGAYGYAMANNYNRLPRPPVVFIENDKHQLVVERESYADLVRNDRPLEKE; encoded by the coding sequence ATGTCCGTAATGACAAACAAAAGAAATGAGCAAGGTCATTTAATGATCGGGAATATAGATGCAGTGCGTTTGGCGGAGCAATATCAAACGCCGATGTTTGCCTACGATGTTTCGGCCATTCGCAATAAAGCACGCGCGTTTAAAAGCGCGTTTGAACAAGCAGGTGTCAATTATGAAGTCGCCTATGCAAGCAAGGCGTTTAGTTGTATCGCGATGGTTCAACTGGCACACGAAGAAGGGTTGAGCCTGGATGTTGTGTCAGGAGGCGAACTATATACGGCTATCCAGGCAGGTTTTCCGATGGAAAAGGTTCATTTTAACGGAAACAACAAAAGCAGACGGGAAATAAAAGAGGCCTTGCAGGCAGGCATTGGCTGTTTCGTTGTCGATAACTTCCATGAATTAGAGTTATTGGAAGAGGAATGCAACAACCTGCAAACACAAACAAATATTTTACTGAGAATCACCCCCGGGATTGAAGGAACCACGCATAGTTATATATCCACGGGAGGGGAAGATTCCAAGTTTGGGTTTGATCTTTTTAATGGACAAGCAGAAGAAGCTGTAGCGAAATCCCTTTCCATCCCCGCCATTCAATTGCAAGGCCTGCATTTCCACATCGGTTCACAGCTTTTTGAAACCTCGGTATTGACGGAGGCAATCGCTACCCTCTATCGTCATATAGAGCATTGGCATACGCTGCATGGATTTACACCTGAGGTCATCAATGCCGGTGGAGGGTTTGGAATCAGCTATACCCGGTGTGATGAGCCCCTGGAACCGCAAGCGTTCGTGAAAGCGATTGTGCATTCGATACGCGAAGAAAGCGGAAGGTGCTACCTTCCCCTCCCGGAAGTGTGGATCGAACCGGGGCGCTCGATCGTTGGCGAGGCGGGAACAACGTTGTACACGATTGGATCCCAAAAGGAAATTGAGGATGTACGCCATTATGTGAGTGTCGATGGGGGAATGACGGATAATATTCGTCCGGCATTGTATGGCGCCCGCTACGAAGCCGAGTTGGCAAATCGTGTCAAACAACAGGATGAGAAGACGTACGCAATTGCCGGAAAAGCTTGTGAAAGCGGGGACATGCTTATTTACAATCTTCCCTTGCCGACGGTAAACAGCGGAGATTTATTAGCTGTATTTTCAACCGGTGCCTACGGTTACGCGATGGCAAACAACTACAATCGTTTGCCTCGCCCGCCGGTTGTTTTTATAGAAAATGATAAGCATCAACTCGTCGTGGAGCGGGAGAGTTATGCTGATCTTGTTCGTAACGATCGTCCCCTTGAAAAGGAATAG
- the spoVAC gene encoding stage V sporulation protein AC, producing the protein MANSKSNMETETYKQVAKHMEPPRPLGMRCLKAFLVGGFICLIGQCIQMFYMAFFNFNEATVGGPTVATLIFIAVVLTGFGVYDKFSQFSGGGTIVPVTGFANAMASTAIEYRSEGYVLGVGGNMFKLAGSVIVFGTVAAFIIGIIYAIVTQQWGVM; encoded by the coding sequence ATGGCAAATTCAAAATCAAACATGGAAACAGAAACATATAAACAAGTGGCCAAACATATGGAGCCCCCTCGTCCACTGGGGATGAGGTGTTTAAAAGCATTTCTCGTCGGCGGCTTTATTTGCCTCATTGGCCAATGCATTCAAATGTTTTACATGGCATTTTTCAATTTCAATGAAGCAACCGTAGGTGGTCCAACAGTGGCTACATTGATCTTCATCGCTGTGGTTTTAACCGGTTTTGGCGTTTATGATAAGTTTTCCCAGTTCTCAGGTGGCGGCACGATCGTGCCTGTTACCGGTTTTGCGAATGCAATGGCTTCCACGGCGATTGAATATCGTAGCGAGGGATACGTCCTCGGTGTTGGAGGCAACATGTTTAAACTGGCAGGCTCCGTCATCGTCTTCGGTACGGTGGCCGCATTCATCATTGGGATTATCTATGCCATCGTCACGCAACAGTGGGGGGTTATGTAA
- a CDS encoding GNAT family N-acetyltransferase, which translates to MIIKYKPAYRKIAMGLLSYTPELKEVKTLQETMNEYESDESMKLYLWKKEEDIVGVIGFQACTNGDVMLRHICVNPSYRHEGLGDTILSTMEERLGKKFIASDVTREFLENRQSK; encoded by the coding sequence ATGATTATTAAGTACAAACCCGCTTATCGAAAGATCGCGATGGGTTTGCTGTCCTATACGCCTGAGCTTAAAGAAGTGAAAACACTGCAAGAGACGATGAATGAATATGAAAGCGATGAATCAATGAAACTTTACCTGTGGAAAAAAGAAGAGGATATCGTCGGGGTCATAGGTTTTCAAGCATGCACGAATGGGGATGTTATGCTCCGGCATATCTGTGTAAACCCTTCTTATCGGCATGAGGGGCTGGGCGATACCATTCTTTCCACGATGGAAGAACGGTTAGGGAAAAAATTCATCGCTTCTGATGTGACCCGGGAATTTCTTGAAAATCGGCAAAGCAAATAA